From a single Sulfolobus sp. E5-1-F genomic region:
- the nucS gene encoding endonuclease NucS, whose translation MYSVLLNPSNTETYSFLTERIYRELVVLFATCKVSYKGRAESVASESPRLIILKPDGTVIIHESVKREPLNWQPPGTKIEIMNNYPLKIVAQRKRPKEVIEIDLKEVFYITSAEVKEGDFIIKGREIDMVNTIIQNPSMIEEGFVPLTREYNTPYGKIDLVGLDKKGNFVIIEVKRSKAQLSAISQLYRYYLYIREIKGDKVRGILVSPDLTSHARELLQKLGLEFIRYDIQKYSSY comes from the coding sequence GTGTATTCGGTACTACTAAATCCTAGCAATACGGAAACCTATTCCTTTTTGACTGAGAGAATTTATAGAGAACTTGTAGTACTCTTCGCTACATGTAAGGTGAGTTATAAGGGAAGAGCCGAATCAGTAGCTTCAGAATCGCCTAGGTTAATAATATTGAAACCAGATGGTACAGTGATAATACATGAAAGTGTGAAAAGAGAACCGTTAAACTGGCAACCACCAGGAACTAAAATAGAGATAATGAACAATTATCCATTAAAGATAGTCGCCCAAAGAAAAAGACCAAAAGAAGTAATAGAGATAGATTTGAAAGAGGTATTTTACATAACTTCAGCTGAAGTAAAGGAAGGAGATTTCATAATTAAAGGAAGGGAGATTGACATGGTAAATACTATTATTCAAAATCCCAGTATGATCGAAGAAGGCTTTGTACCGTTAACCAGAGAGTATAATACGCCTTATGGGAAAATAGATCTGGTGGGGTTAGATAAAAAAGGTAATTTTGTAATAATTGAAGTAAAGAGAAGTAAAGCTCAACTGAGTGCGATCTCACAATTATATAGGTACTACTTATATATAAGAGAAATAAAAGGAGATAAAGTGAGAGGAATACTCGTGTCACCAGATTTAACTAGTCATGCAAGAGAATTATTACAAAAATTAGGTCTTGAGTTTATCAGATATGATATACAAAAGTACTCTAGTTACTGA
- a CDS encoding glycosyltransferase, which yields MEYYDLILYFLVFGVDMLIILQMYNEIKMWKMVKGNFTGKVSIIIPIKGLDIGLERNIESLLSQDYPYPYEIIYVVEKGDKVENILRKYNVKIVYSDFNCDSCSGKIKAQISGLLRASYDIIVFADSDTWYPRYWLRNLISPLDKYYATTTFSWPSPYRITLSNLIRAGFWTLGFESQSLESSRFLWGGSIAIRREFFDEEVLDELSKEWCDDCTLTRIIKRRGGKIGFVMSAIPLNVYDEDSLISWSSRQIITILAYSPRGAKAYLIAGTFFTLILIYSLVYLNIITFTPYLLWIVKNVIRGIRYPKQALIASLMTIIAIPYALFLMVFNWNRREVYWRGKKYIVKPLRGK from the coding sequence ATGGAATATTATGATTTAATACTTTATTTCCTTGTATTTGGAGTTGATATGCTAATAATTCTGCAAATGTATAATGAAATCAAAATGTGGAAAATGGTGAAAGGAAACTTCACAGGCAAAGTATCCATAATAATCCCGATAAAAGGCCTAGATATCGGACTGGAAAGAAATATAGAATCATTACTTTCGCAAGACTATCCATATCCTTATGAGATAATATACGTTGTAGAAAAGGGGGATAAGGTGGAGAATATTCTAAGAAAGTATAATGTCAAGATTGTTTACTCAGATTTTAATTGTGATTCATGTAGTGGTAAAATCAAGGCACAGATTTCTGGTCTATTAAGAGCCTCATATGATATCATAGTTTTTGCAGATTCGGATACATGGTATCCTAGATATTGGCTTAGAAATTTAATTTCACCATTGGACAAATATTATGCAACAACTACATTTTCTTGGCCATCTCCTTATAGAATCACCTTAAGCAACCTTATAAGAGCTGGGTTTTGGACATTAGGTTTCGAATCTCAATCACTCGAGAGTTCTAGATTTTTATGGGGAGGTTCAATAGCAATAAGAAGGGAATTCTTTGATGAAGAAGTTCTAGACGAACTATCTAAAGAATGGTGTGATGATTGTACATTGACTAGGATAATTAAGAGGAGGGGTGGCAAAATAGGCTTCGTGATGAGTGCAATTCCCCTTAATGTTTATGATGAGGATAGTCTGATAAGCTGGTCATCTCGGCAAATAATTACTATTCTAGCTTACTCGCCTAGAGGAGCAAAGGCGTATTTAATAGCAGGAACGTTCTTTACTTTAATTCTGATTTACTCTCTCGTTTATCTTAATATAATTACCTTTACCCCTTATTTACTATGGATAGTAAAGAATGTAATTAGAGGAATAAGATATCCTAAACAAGCACTAATTGCATCACTTATGACTATAATAGCAATACCTTATGCGTTATTTCTTATGGTGTTTAACTGGAATAGGAGAGAGGTTTATTGGAGAGGTAAAAAGTATATAGTAAAACCTTTAAGGGGGAAATGA
- a CDS encoding radical SAM/SPASM domain-containing protein, translated as MLWLVMTTGKCNLKCDYCGGSFPSNVVPYDVKYDINMLKRLIENDKDSTVIFYGGEPLLNYKFIMAVLDNVRAKRYGIQTNGIASRLLPEKYWKKINVVLLSIDGREEITDKHRGKGIYKAVLRTAKYLKDLGVETIARMTVTQDTDIFADVMHLINLGLFDKVHWQLDVIWSEEWDFKSWSFSYLNGIKRLTDYFLSELRKGRVVKIIPILGVISAHFFGGYKGSPCGAGYSSVTVTPDGRILSCPIAVREKWAELGNVSLGYKLLEDPLPDDCKRCEFKQYCGGRCLYAQKERYWGEEGFKAVDEVNKEYLRTVLSIIPEIERIIRDGKIRLSDLYYNPILDSTEIIP; from the coding sequence ATGCTATGGCTTGTAATGACTACCGGTAAATGTAACCTTAAATGTGATTACTGTGGAGGTTCTTTTCCATCTAACGTTGTACCTTATGATGTTAAATATGATATCAATATGCTAAAAAGACTGATAGAGAATGATAAGGATTCCACAGTAATATTCTATGGTGGAGAACCATTGCTTAATTATAAATTTATAATGGCCGTTTTAGATAACGTAAGAGCTAAGAGATATGGGATACAAACGAATGGCATTGCGTCAAGACTTCTCCCTGAAAAATATTGGAAGAAAATTAATGTCGTATTGTTATCTATAGATGGTAGAGAAGAAATTACTGACAAGCATAGGGGTAAGGGTATTTACAAAGCGGTATTACGAACAGCAAAATACCTTAAGGATCTGGGTGTTGAAACTATAGCTAGAATGACAGTTACACAAGATACCGACATCTTTGCTGATGTTATGCATTTAATAAATTTAGGGTTATTTGATAAGGTGCATTGGCAATTAGATGTGATATGGAGTGAGGAATGGGATTTTAAAAGTTGGTCTTTTTCATACTTGAATGGGATAAAACGGCTGACTGACTATTTCCTTTCAGAACTAAGAAAGGGAAGGGTCGTTAAAATAATACCCATATTGGGTGTAATTAGTGCTCATTTCTTCGGGGGATATAAGGGTTCTCCTTGTGGTGCAGGATATTCCTCAGTTACCGTCACACCTGATGGGAGAATACTTTCTTGTCCGATAGCGGTCAGGGAGAAATGGGCTGAATTAGGTAACGTAAGTTTAGGGTATAAGCTCTTAGAGGATCCATTACCAGATGATTGCAAGAGATGTGAGTTTAAACAATACTGTGGTGGAAGATGCTTATATGCACAAAAGGAGAGATACTGGGGAGAAGAGGGGTTTAAGGCTGTAGATGAGGTTAATAAGGAATATCTTCGTACGGTACTCTCAATAATACCAGAAATTGAAAGGATTATCAGAGACGGTAAAATAAGGCTTAGCGATTTGTATTATAATCCAATACTTGATTCAACTGAGATCATACCTTAA